In one window of Henckelia pumila isolate YLH828 chromosome 1, ASM3356847v2, whole genome shotgun sequence DNA:
- the LOC140873896 gene encoding basic leucine zipper 43-like, whose translation MNYFPHDNTSNIIPSHFNLDQTSSRSFLDLKTFNFPNHQSSLPVVVEEFVLPNSLCMSSNSTSDEAEDHPYDQLSNTIIDERKKRRMISNRESARRSRMRKQRHLDELRSHVLHLRAEYHNLIDKLNILSESHDQILHENARLREEASDLREMVAELLVSSSYNIFRDLDQDDVSCNAPRVRAKFTDHSVTA comes from the coding sequence ATGAACTATTTTCCTCATGACAACACTTCGAATATTATTCCCTCCCACTtcaacttggatcaaaccagtTCAAGATCGTTTCTTGATCTCAAGACATTCAACTTCCCGAATCATCAATCTTCCCTTCCGGTGGTGGTCGAAGAATTCGTCCTCCCGAATTCCCTGTGCATGAGCAGTAACTCCACTTCTGATGAAGCGGAAGACCACCCGTATGATCAGCTAAGCAACACCATCATCGATGAGAGGAAGAAGAGGAGGATGATATCGAACCGGGAATCGGCTCGGCGGTCGAGGATGCGTAAGCAGAGGCACCTCGACGAGCTCCGTTCTCATGTTCTCCATCTGAGGGCCGAGTATCACAATCTCATCGATAAACTGAATATCCTTTCCGAGAGCCACGATCAAATTCTCCACGAAAACGCTCGGCTCAGAGAAGAAGCATCCGATCTTCGCGAAATGGTGGCAGAACTTTTGGTTAGCAGTTCCTACAACATATTTAGAGATCTTGATCAGGATGATGTTTCATGTAACGCTCCTCGTGTCAGGGCGAAATTCACCGATCACTCCGTCACcgcctaa